Genomic DNA from Lactuca sativa cultivar Salinas chromosome 8, Lsat_Salinas_v11, whole genome shotgun sequence:
aattccCACTGCTATTATTGGGTGAATATTTCGTACTATAATATccttataaaaaaatattgaaactgcaatgctataattgggtagatttttcaaaaaataatgacttaataaGAAAGAAATTGAAATACAATGCTGTAATAGAAAAAGATGAAAGTTGcatacacaaataaatgaaaatatgttgctatttcttgcatttagccctaTTGTGTATCCTTAGACATGTGCATATGTGGTATTAGCATTAATGAATGATATTTGAAGtatattttagagtaaattactgaaatcgttcgtatggtttggtcaaaatttcgcgtttggtccctaacttttcttttgcactcggatcatccttgtggtttgattttgttgcgttttttgtCCCTCACataaaattagggaccaaacgtgcaattttgaccaaaccatagggacgaaaaacgcaatgaaatcaaaccatagggacgatccgagtgcaaaaaaaaagttagggaccaaatgtgaaattttgatcaaaccatagggacgattttagtaatttactctaTATTTTATTATACCATGACTTACTTTAAACTATTATGTATTGTTCAGtgaaataaataacaacatacttccaTTGATTTGTCTACTATAACACCCTACTTTTTGATTTCTTAATGTCCAAATAAGATAAAGATTGAAAGTACAATGCCATAATTGGCTTTAAGTGAAGAAACTTTCTGATTCTAACCATTTGTAGCGTATGCTGCAGGTTATGGAGATATACATGCTGTCAACAACAGGGAAATGATATTTATTATTATCTTTATTTCTGGTGATATGATTCTTGGTGCTTATTTACTTGGTAATATGGCTGCACTGATTGTGAAAGGATCAAAAACAGAAAGATTTAGAGATAAAATGACAGATTTAATCACATATATGAACAAAAACAACCTTGGAAAGGCAATAAGCAACGAGATCAAAGGCCATGTTCGCTTACAGTATGAGAGCAGCTACAGTGATTCAGTTGTTCTTCAGGATATTCCTGCTAGCTTTCGAGCCAAGGTAGGATATAATCATCATATAAATCTTAGcatgtcatccaaatacaaaacATATTTCACTACTATACTTTTTATAGAATTTTTCATTGTATGACATACTAATATGAAAATGATTCAAAATACAATGTTATAATTGGGTAAACTTTTGAAAGTGCTATGCCTTAATAAGATAAAAGTTGTAACTACAATGTCGTTTTAGAACCATTTTTCTTATTATTGTGTTACACTTTGAAAAACCTAGCCAATTACAGCGTTAAACTTTCAATTTTCTTATTATTaggacattatactttgaaaaatctatccaATTATAGCAGTGAAAATTGGTTTGTATTTCTATGGCATTGCTATAGTTGTGTATATTTTTCAGAGTATAATGTTGTACTAGGTAAGCAAGATGCTATAATAAACTAACCAATGAAAGCAGGTTGTTCTTTCTTGAATTTAAGCCTTAGTTTTTTAGGAAGCAGATTATTTGGTTACATTAATCTAATCATCTGTTTTACAGATCTCACAGAAGTTATATGAGCCATACATTAAAGAAGTTCCTCTTTTTAAGGGATGCTCTCCTGCATTTATCAAACAGATAGTAAGTTGTTTCAATAATGTGGACAATATTCTGCACAACCTCAACCTTCGTGAAATTAAAATGTAAAATGTATTTAATATTTCTATCAAGAATGAagttaaaataagtaaaatataACCCAAGGAaaaaaaatacattgctatttctcgCAATTAGCCTGTAATTTTATTGAAGCATTTGGTGCAACTTAGTTTGAAGAAGCTAACCTGATCTATTGCTTCCTTCTTTTGTGAGATCCTTGTATTtatcatttattaatttatatgtaGGCGATTAGAGTTCATGAAGAACTTTTTCTTCCTGGGGAAGTGATTATTGAAGAAGGAAATATAGCAGATCAGCTTTACATTGTTTGTCATGGGAAATTGGTATGCATTACAGCCCTTTCTTCattgcaatataacaattagTTTTGCACTATTATACGTCTTTATTTTGTAAAAACAGCACTTCAACAACATGAACGATTTTCTGTTAGCAGCAGTTGACAGTTTAGTGTGCTTTGCTTTGGTGCTTAGTTTCATAGTATATTTCAATAACATAATTTTAAAGACATAAAAGTGAGTTTTAAAATTGCCAAGTTTTATCATGCCGATATCAtgaatttgtataaattttaGTTGTGAATGTGTTTTCCTATTCCATACCTCATAAATCTTTCCACTAATAACTTTAAGCCTATAGAAAGATTCATTTACAGTATTGTAATATCATTGGGCATGGAAGCATTATTCTTTTATTTCCTATTCGACTAATATTCAGATTAAATGGCAAATTACAGGTAATAACAACTTACTTTACGCTTTATACCAATATATACAATGCACCCTATCTTTTACCATAACAACAACACACACTTATACTATATTACCTATAATAACAACATAATTACAATATTTTACCGGTATTGTTACACTTGTTAGTAGTAGAGAATTAGTTGACTATAGaataataacaatgtattttttttatttgtaataacaatatatatatatatatatatatatatatatatatatatatatatatatatatatatatatatatatattcttatacatttcCCTACCAATATGTGTAGCTTTATTTGTTACATATTGCTATTTTTGGTAAAGAAACGCAATTACATTGCTTTATGTTTAAAGAAATACAAGTACGTTGCTATTATGCGTTACATATTGCTCATGTCGATAAAAAGTAAAACTACTTTGCTATTATGGGTAAACAAAATTTAAGTACACTACTCTTATGGGTTAAAGAAAAATATATTGGTAAAAAAAAGTAAAGCACATCTCTATTTTCTGCAAGTTGCTCTGAAATAAATGCATCAATGCTTATCCTATTTGCTGAATCAGACGTACGCATAGTTATAAAAGAATTTTTAAGATGTTTCTTTTTGACCTAAGGAGTTAATGTGCATATGTGGTAAGCTATATGTTGGTTTGCTTTTTTACTTAATTCGGGAAAGAATGACTTAATAGAGAAAGCCCTATTAAGTCAtaaattttacaaatattttTGAAGTCAGAAAAGGCTTGATCTAACTGCAAAACAACAGTTAGTTTTGTTCCTTTATTCCTTTCTGTTACAGATCTGTACAGTTAATTTTTATTAAGGCATTGGATTTtgaaaatctacccaattatagcaagCTACTTTCATGGACTAAAATCTATCCAAATTTTAGTTTGATTTGATACAAGTGCAGTGGTTTAAATATAATAGAAATAAAGAAAAGTAGGTTGGTATTGTTTCAGGAGGATATGAGAGGAAATGAGAAGGAAGAGGGGAAATCTGTTCAGAGTTTGGATAGTTCAAGCTCTCTGAATGAAATATCACTTCTTTGTAACATTCCAGCACCTGAAACAGTTCGTGTTGCTGAGCTGTCAAAGCTGCTGCGCGTTGATAGGCAATCTCTTACAGATATACTTGAGATACACTTTTCTGATGCCAGGATCATTCTAGATAACCTACTTCAGGTGAGTTcctatataattaattaaatgcaAGTACGTTGCTGTTTACAGAAATCTCATTtggtgtttattattattattattattattaccagGGAAAAGAAACACACCTCCGTAACAAGATTTTGGAGTCTGATATAACACTTCATATTGCAAAACATGAATCTGAATTGGCCCTCACCTTAAATTCTGCTGTCTATAATGGTGATACTTATCGTGTTAGGCGTTTGGTTGCAGCTGGATTAGATCCTAATAACACCGATTATGATGGAAGATCACCTTTGGTATTCTTTTTTTGTTACTATTATGTTTTTAGATTATAATACAAGTTTGATGGATAAATCGATAAAAAGTAATATTTCAGTGGCTAATTTGATCAAGTGGTGAAAATATGTTATGTATTTATTTCTAAAACTGATTAATAGAGAGAAATTTTTTAAACAGTTAATGAATAATAATGGTTTAATCACTCCAGAAAATAGTATAGTGGCTAAAACTATAAAGTGGTGAAAGTAGGGTATTTTTCCCTACTATAAAACCACCATAATTGGCTCCACTATTTGTCCATCcgttaattaaataaatttatatcaaTTCCCAAGTAATATATCTAgtttttattattgttttcaatgagatctatactggattacaAAGATTGCTTTCTCAGGCAATGTGAGTAAATCTAATAAAGTAATAATTATTTAACACTGCATACTGATGATCTATTTACAGCATATTGCTGCAATGAAAGGTTTTGAAGACATTGTTAAGTTTCTCATGGAAAAAGGAGCAATAATCAATGCTACAGGTAAGTTCCTATGTGTCGGGTTTAATTATTCATGCTATATATCTAGGGTTAAATGCAAGAGATATCAATATACTtgtattgatttgtttattatagcatcctactttcatttcctcCATATAATTTAGGTAgattttttaaagtataatgtCTCAACAAGCAAAAAATTGAATGTAGACTTGTAAAATTGGGTGGATTTTAAAAGTGCAATCACTTAATaagaaaacatataaaaacacaaCACAAATAACTCAAGGTACAATGCTAAACATTGCATTTGAACTTAATCTTTAacagaataaataaataaatgtgtgATGTAGATAATCATGAAAATACACCATTATTCGAAGCAATCAAGAATGGACAGGATGAGGTGGTTTCGATGCTTGCGGAAGCAGGAGCATCATTAgatatgaataataataataataatgccgGGAATTGTCTTTGTATGGCTGTTGCAAAGGGggattttg
This window encodes:
- the LOC111903589 gene encoding potassium channel KOR1 isoform X2 (The sequence of the model RefSeq protein was modified relative to this genomic sequence to represent the inferred CDS: added 137 bases not found in genome assembly); protein product: MHTTRREEILLEEEEQNSPLRWRQPSDGGSTTTTTTNRFLIHPQNRWYIAWKQFILIWAIYSSFFTPLEFGFFRGLPENLFLLDIAGQFAFFIDILVHFFVAYKDAHSHRLVCNHNLIAIRYLKSRFLLDFLGCLPLDAIYKACNRKEAVRYLLWIRLSRALRVTEFFERMEKDIRINYLFTRIIKLFVVELYCTHTAACIFYYLATTLPPAKEGYTWIGSLKMGDYNYSQFREIDLLTRYITSLYFAIVTMATVGYGDIHAVNNREMIFIIIFISGDMILGAYLLGNMAALIVKGSKTERFRDKMTDLITYMNKNNLGKAISNEIKGHVRLQYESSYSDSVVLQDIPASFRAKISQKLYEPYIKEVPLFKGCSPAFIKQIAIRVHEELFLPGEVIIEEGNIADQLYIVCHGKLEDMRGNEKEEGKSVQSLDSSSSLNEISLLCNIPAPETVRVAELSKLLRVDRQSLTDILEIHFSDARIILDNLLQGKETHLRNKILESDITLHIAKHESELALTLNSAVYNGDTYRVRRLVAAGLDPNNTDYDGRSPLHIAAMKGFEDIVKFLMEKGAIINATAAEGFYSIAKLILEAGGSVMSKDRWGNTPLDEARVGGSKKLIKLMEDAILDAGKTIPTRF
- the LOC111903589 gene encoding potassium channel SKOR isoform X1 (The sequence of the model RefSeq protein was modified relative to this genomic sequence to represent the inferred CDS: added 137 bases not found in genome assembly), whose product is MHTTRREEILLEEEEQNSPLRWRQPSDGGSTTTTTTNRFLIHPQNRWYIAWKQFILIWAIYSSFFTPLEFGFFRGLPENLFLLDIAGQFAFFIDILVHFFVAYKDAHSHRLVCNHNLIAIRYLKSRFLLDFLGCLPLDAIYKACNRKEAVRYLLWIRLSRALRVTEFFERMEKDIRINYLFTRIIKLFVVELYCTHTAACIFYYLATTLPPAKEGYTWIGSLKMGDYNYSQFREIDLLTRYITSLYFAIVTMATVGYGDIHAVNNREMIFIIIFISGDMILGAYLLGNMAALIVKGSKTERFRDKMTDLITYMNKNNLGKAISNEIKGHVRLQYESSYSDSVVLQDIPASFRAKISQKLYEPYIKEVPLFKGCSPAFIKQIAIRVHEELFLPGEVIIEEGNIADQLYIVCHGKLEDMRGNEKEEGKSVQSLDSSSSLNEISLLCNIPAPETVRVAELSKLLRVDRQSLTDILEIHFSDARIILDNLLQGKETHLRNKILESDITLHIAKHESELALTLNSAVYNGDTYRVRRLVAAGLDPNNTDYDGRSPLHIAAMKGFEDIVKFLMEKGAIINATDNHENTPLFEAIKNGQDEVVSMLAEAGASLDMNNNNNNAGNCLCMAVAKGDFEFLKRVLANGINPNSKNYDLRTPLHIAAAEGFYSIAKLILEAGGSVMSKDRWGNTPLDEARVGGSKKLIKLMEDAILDAGKTIPTRF